The DNA segment CCGGCTTTTTGAATCGAAAGCTCTTCGTGTCATGAGTGCGCTGTATCACCTGCTCCACTTTAGTCTCGAATATCATCGATTGCACCTCTACTGCCATAAAAACCCGCCATATTACTATTATATTAATGCCCGCATCAATAAAAGTGATTTGAGGATATAGCGCACAGGTATGGCAGGGCAGGTAGTGCCTTGAAAAGCTTTTATAATTTCAGATATTACTGTAAAGGGCTATGACCTCCTCAAAAGTCTCCCGTGAAGAGAAAGGACCGATAGCGCTGGAGCTCGCGAAAAAGCAAAAGTCGATCAGCGTGGCGGAGTTCTTCGAAAAGAACAGGCACATGCTCGGTTTTGATTCGCTGCCGAGATGCCTTATAACCTGTATCAAGGAAGCCGTGGACAACTCGCTGGACGCATGCGAGGAGTCGTCAATACTGCCCGATATCTACATACGCATACGTAAGGTCGACGATAAGATGCTGAACATAGTCGTGGAGGATAACGGCCCCGGCATACATAAAGACGTCCTGCCCAGAGTGTTCGGTAAGCTGTTATACGGCAGCAGGTTCCATGCGATAAGGCAAAGCAGAGGACAGCAGGGTATCGGGATATCCGCCGCCGTTTTATACGGCCAGCTCACAAGCGGCAAGCCCGCTCGCATAACGTCAAAAATCGATTCGAAGCTGCCCGCCTACATGTATGATCTTAAAATAGACACTGAGACCAATGAGCCGAGAATATTATCGGAGCGTATCGACGAGTTTTTTACCTCAAAAGGGACGCGCATAGAGATAGAGATGGAAGCTGCGTACGTAAGAGGAAGGCAGTCGGTGCTTGAGTACCTGAAGAACACGTCTATAGTAAACCCGCACGCCCGTTTCACTTTTATAGACCCGTATAATGAAAGGTTCACGTTCGAGAGAGCTTCTGACATTCTCCCGAAAAAGCCTGTTGAGATCAAGCCCCATCCGAGAGGCATCGAGCTTGGCACCCTGGTCAAGATGCTCCAGGTCACCGACATTAAGAAACTCAGCTCTTTCCTGAACTCTGAATTCACAAAGGTCGGAGGGTATACGGCGGAGAACATTTGCAGGGAGGCGAACATTGACCCGAACATGGTCCCGCACGACCTTTCAATGGACATAGAGGGAGTGAAAAGGCTTCTCGGCGCGTTCCAAAAGATCAAGGTCATGTCACCGCCCAGGGACTGTCTTTCGCCCATAACTGAAGACCTGCTCAAGAAAGGGGTCATCCAGAACTGCAATATAGACTTTATAGCCACTGCTTCCAGGCCGGTCAATGCCAGCAGGGGAAACCCGTTCATGGTCGAGGCCGTGATCGCGTTTGGCGGCGACATCGAGCGAGAAGGCAAGGCCGACATTATAAGGTTCGCTAACCGCGTGCCTCTCATGTACCAGCAGGGCGCCTGTGCCATCACCCATGCCATAGAGAGAATAAACTGGAAACACTATAACATGGAGCAGCCGAAGAATGCAAAGCTTCCGTCGGGCCCGATAATGGTGCTGGTCCATATCGCTTCCACGAACGTTCCGTTCACGTCCGAGTCAAAGGACGCCGTGGCGGACATACCGGAGATAATGGATGACGTGGAGCTGGCGGTCAGACAGTGCGCAAGAGAGCTGAGCAGGTTTCTTTCGGAGCAGAAGAAGGCCCTGGAGGCCCGTA comes from the Methanooceanicella nereidis genome and includes:
- a CDS encoding DNA topoisomerase VI subunit B; this translates as MTSSKVSREEKGPIALELAKKQKSISVAEFFEKNRHMLGFDSLPRCLITCIKEAVDNSLDACEESSILPDIYIRIRKVDDKMLNIVVEDNGPGIHKDVLPRVFGKLLYGSRFHAIRQSRGQQGIGISAAVLYGQLTSGKPARITSKIDSKLPAYMYDLKIDTETNEPRILSERIDEFFTSKGTRIEIEMEAAYVRGRQSVLEYLKNTSIVNPHARFTFIDPYNERFTFERASDILPKKPVEIKPHPRGIELGTLVKMLQVTDIKKLSSFLNSEFTKVGGYTAENICREANIDPNMVPHDLSMDIEGVKRLLGAFQKIKVMSPPRDCLSPITEDLLKKGVIQNCNIDFIATASRPVNASRGNPFMVEAVIAFGGDIEREGKADIIRFANRVPLMYQQGACAITHAIERINWKHYNMEQPKNAKLPSGPIMVLVHIASTNVPFTSESKDAVADIPEIMDDVELAVRQCARELSRFLSEQKKALEARKKIRIFESYTKEVANALSVLTGKDEAHIEARFLDILNKKYSKFIEEIPAEDNAGGE